Proteins from a genomic interval of Brucella intermedia LMG 3301:
- a CDS encoding TldD/PmbA family protein, with protein sequence MISDNSAEKLVDRAAVLVAAARRAGADHADAVVMRARSVSVSVRLGKVEGTESSESDDFSLRVFVGRRIASVSANASADPDRLAERAVAMARVAPEDPYEQLADPSLLVVSPRDLDLFDSTEIDTERLTQDALATEEAALAVKGVSNSGGAGASRSLGGLVLVTSTGFSGHYAATRFGRSVSAIAGEGTKMERDYDFSSRLHFSDLDTPSEIGRRAGERAVRRLGARQAKTGPVTVVYDPRLARGIAGHLASAINGASVARKTSFLRDSLGKQVLKSGINVTDNPLRVRGSSSRPFDGEGFEGQPLMMVEDGVLNYWLLSGSSARELGLQGNGRGVRSGSGVSPASTNFAIEPGSQSPEELIRSVGTGFYVTEVFGQGVDMITGQYSRGASGFWIENGELAYPVSEVTIASNLKDMFLNMTPASDIDRNFGMAAPTLVIEGMTLAGN encoded by the coding sequence ATGATTTCAGATAATTCGGCGGAAAAACTTGTCGATCGAGCCGCCGTGCTCGTGGCCGCTGCTAGGCGGGCAGGTGCCGATCACGCTGACGCAGTCGTGATGCGGGCGCGTTCTGTCAGCGTGTCGGTGAGACTTGGCAAGGTTGAGGGAACCGAATCGTCGGAGAGCGATGACTTCTCCTTGCGGGTTTTTGTAGGTCGCCGCATTGCCAGTGTTTCCGCGAATGCGAGTGCCGACCCTGACCGGCTCGCTGAGCGGGCTGTAGCCATGGCGCGTGTTGCACCGGAAGACCCTTATGAGCAACTCGCCGATCCCTCGCTGCTCGTGGTCTCGCCTCGCGATCTTGATCTCTTCGATTCAACGGAAATCGATACCGAACGTTTGACTCAGGATGCCCTTGCGACGGAAGAGGCGGCGCTTGCGGTTAAAGGCGTGTCGAATTCGGGCGGGGCTGGCGCTTCGCGCAGTCTGGGTGGCCTGGTGCTCGTCACATCAACAGGTTTTTCGGGGCACTATGCGGCTACACGATTTGGCCGGTCGGTCTCTGCCATTGCTGGCGAGGGCACGAAAATGGAGCGCGATTACGATTTCAGTTCGCGGCTGCATTTTTCCGATCTGGATACACCTAGCGAAATAGGCCGCCGCGCGGGAGAACGCGCTGTGCGGAGACTGGGTGCGCGTCAGGCAAAAACCGGTCCCGTCACAGTCGTTTATGATCCCCGGCTTGCCCGTGGTATTGCCGGGCATCTTGCCAGCGCCATCAACGGCGCTTCGGTAGCGCGCAAGACCAGTTTTCTTCGTGACAGTCTCGGCAAACAGGTTCTCAAGTCCGGTATAAATGTTACCGATAATCCGCTGCGTGTGCGCGGCTCTTCCTCGCGTCCGTTCGACGGTGAGGGGTTTGAAGGACAGCCGTTGATGATGGTCGAGGACGGCGTTCTCAATTATTGGCTGCTTTCAGGATCGAGCGCCCGTGAACTTGGACTGCAAGGCAATGGCCGGGGCGTTCGTTCCGGCTCTGGTGTTTCGCCAGCATCCACCAATTTTGCGATAGAGCCCGGTTCGCAATCGCCGGAAGAGTTAATTCGTTCCGTCGGCACAGGCTTTTACGTGACGGAAGTGTTCGGGCAGGGCGTGGACATGATTACCGGCCAGTACAGCCGTGGCGCGTCGGGCTTCTGGATCGAGAATGGGGAACTTGCCTATCCTGTAAGCGAAGTGACGATTGCTTCGAACCTCAAGGATATGTTCCTCAATATGACGCCTGCGTCCGATATTGACAGGAACTTTGGAATGGCGGCGCCGACACTCGTAATCGAAGGCATGACCCTTGCCGGAAATTGA
- a CDS encoding nucleoside deaminase, giving the protein MSKGVEVLNQNDTTPMEIALEEARAAGARGEVPIGAVIVHQGTIIARAGNRTRELNDVTAHAEVLAIREAGETLQSERLVGCDLYVTLEPCAMCAAAISFARIRRLYYGATDPKGGGVEHGPRFYTQPTCHHVPEIYAGFSEGDSQKILREFFRDRR; this is encoded by the coding sequence ATGAGCAAGGGGGTCGAGGTCCTGAACCAGAATGATACCACTCCCATGGAGATCGCGCTCGAAGAAGCGCGAGCTGCAGGCGCACGTGGAGAAGTCCCCATCGGTGCAGTCATCGTCCATCAAGGCACGATCATCGCGCGGGCGGGCAATCGGACACGCGAACTCAATGACGTGACCGCTCACGCCGAAGTGCTGGCCATCCGCGAGGCCGGAGAGACCCTGCAATCGGAACGTCTGGTTGGTTGCGACCTTTATGTAACGCTGGAGCCGTGTGCGATGTGCGCAGCCGCCATTTCATTCGCCCGCATCCGTCGCCTCTATTATGGCGCAACTGATCCCAAAGGAGGCGGCGTCGAACATGGGCCGCGCTTTTACACGCAGCCCACCTGCCATCATGTGCCGGAGATTTATGCCGGTTTCTCCGAAGGAGATTCGCAGAAAATCCTGCGGGAATTCTTCCGCGACAGACGATAG
- a CDS encoding pseudouridine synthase, translating into MTTDDDNKDGKRPHGRGGRCDRPGRPDRDKDRDSRPRRDDGARDKPRKFGPRNAEAQEDASERIAKRMARAGIASRREAETMIAAGRIAVNGKVLESPAVNVKRTDIITVDGKPLKQTERTRLWLYHKPAGLVTTNRDPEGRPTVFEALPAEMPRVLSVGRLDINTEGLLLLTNDGGLSRVLELPSTGWLRRYRVRAHGKVTQQQLDELKNGIAVDGVFYGSVEAELERVQGANVWISIGLREGKNREVKNILGALGLTVGRLIRVSFGPFQLGDLEEGAVREIKGRTLRDQLGDKLIEESGADFDAPVLNEFSNAAVQGRTRREMEEGQPEQDGETRRAPREREWISSRPERRRGREDKTEKVEPRRRGNANVWMAPGARPKGEKAAAKPPRVEHQVPHRSAKFSGDLQMRPRRAGEEEQGREEGGERRYNKRPEGRFDKDSRPQRPRPEGNRSEEGRPERREPREDGRKERRPGKRERAELRDAEGRVGERGKGGFEGRKSGKPGAPRGEGRFSASDRDTRSGPRSSGPGGKSGGGPGGKPGGGKPGGGRTGGGGADRRR; encoded by the coding sequence ATGACTACAGATGACGACAACAAGGACGGCAAGCGTCCCCATGGCCGTGGAGGGCGCTGTGATCGCCCGGGCCGGCCAGATCGTGACAAAGACCGCGACAGCCGTCCGCGCCGCGACGACGGTGCCCGTGACAAGCCGCGTAAATTCGGACCTCGCAATGCCGAAGCGCAGGAGGATGCGAGCGAGCGTATAGCCAAGCGTATGGCGCGCGCTGGCATAGCCTCCCGCCGCGAAGCGGAGACGATGATTGCAGCCGGCCGTATTGCTGTGAATGGCAAGGTGCTCGAAAGCCCGGCAGTCAATGTCAAGCGCACGGACATTATCACGGTTGACGGCAAACCTTTGAAGCAGACAGAGCGCACTCGCCTTTGGCTGTATCACAAGCCGGCTGGCCTTGTGACGACCAATCGTGACCCTGAAGGGCGTCCAACCGTGTTCGAGGCGCTGCCTGCCGAAATGCCGCGCGTACTTTCGGTTGGTCGTCTCGATATCAATACCGAAGGTCTCCTGCTGCTCACCAATGATGGTGGGTTGTCGCGTGTTCTCGAATTGCCATCCACGGGCTGGCTGCGCCGCTATCGCGTGCGCGCGCACGGCAAGGTGACGCAACAGCAGTTGGATGAGCTGAAGAACGGGATCGCGGTTGATGGCGTATTCTACGGCAGCGTAGAGGCCGAACTTGAGCGCGTGCAGGGCGCGAATGTCTGGATCTCCATCGGGTTGCGCGAAGGCAAGAACCGTGAAGTGAAGAACATTCTGGGTGCCCTTGGGCTGACGGTCGGACGACTTATCCGTGTTTCATTCGGTCCGTTCCAGCTTGGCGATCTTGAAGAAGGTGCTGTCCGCGAAATCAAGGGACGCACCCTGCGAGACCAGTTGGGTGACAAGCTGATTGAGGAATCGGGAGCAGATTTTGATGCGCCTGTCCTGAACGAATTTTCCAATGCCGCGGTTCAGGGACGCACTCGCCGCGAGATGGAGGAAGGTCAGCCGGAGCAGGACGGCGAGACCCGTCGGGCACCGCGGGAGCGTGAGTGGATTTCCAGCCGCCCCGAACGCCGTCGCGGACGCGAAGACAAGACGGAAAAGGTCGAGCCTCGCCGTCGCGGGAATGCCAATGTCTGGATGGCTCCGGGCGCTCGCCCCAAGGGAGAAAAGGCTGCCGCAAAGCCGCCCCGCGTCGAACATCAGGTTCCGCACCGTTCCGCAAAGTTCAGTGGCGATCTGCAGATGCGCCCACGCCGGGCTGGCGAAGAGGAGCAGGGTCGCGAAGAAGGCGGTGAGCGTCGTTACAACAAGCGCCCGGAAGGTCGTTTCGACAAGGATTCCCGTCCACAGCGGCCGCGCCCGGAAGGAAATCGTTCGGAAGAGGGGCGTCCAGAGCGTCGCGAGCCGCGTGAGGATGGACGCAAGGAACGCCGCCCCGGAAAACGCGAGCGTGCAGAATTGCGCGATGCAGAAGGCCGCGTAGGTGAACGCGGCAAGGGCGGTTTCGAAGGCCGCAAGTCTGGTAAGCCGGGCGCGCCGCGGGGGGAAGGACGTTTTAGCGCTTCCGACCGTGATACGCGCTCAGGCCCACGTAGTAGCGGGCCGGGAGGCAAGTCAGGCGGCGGGCCGGGCGGAAAACCGGGCGGCGGCAAGCCGGGTGGTGGCAGAACTGGAGGCGGCGGTGCGGATCGTCGGCGGTAA
- a CDS encoding patatin-like phospholipase family protein, which yields MEKAVPSSPRIAVAFGGGGARGIAHLHIVEVLDELGIKPVAIAGSSIGSIVGAGMASGMTGHEIHKYMAAIFNRRSEVAKRIWQTRPARWVELLKGGLRVSQFNIEKVLDVFLPESLPANVEELKIPMSITAADFHAAQEIHIRDGDLHSAIAASCAIPPVFAPVRREGRILVDGGLFNPVPFDLLFDKADIVIGIDVVGTPVGPDDYMPTTFEAVIGANQLTMCSIIENKFRIRPPHIFIRPNVERIGLLDFLKFEQILSQSASVRDELKRAIELTIEGKAAPIGSTLAN from the coding sequence TTGGAAAAGGCAGTGCCGTCATCGCCCCGAATTGCCGTCGCTTTCGGCGGCGGCGGGGCGCGGGGTATTGCTCATCTCCATATCGTCGAAGTGCTCGATGAACTGGGCATCAAGCCGGTCGCCATTGCGGGTTCTTCGATAGGCTCGATCGTCGGGGCAGGAATGGCGAGTGGCATGACCGGCCACGAGATACACAAATATATGGCGGCGATTTTCAATCGCCGTTCGGAAGTCGCAAAGCGCATCTGGCAAACCCGTCCGGCCCGTTGGGTCGAATTGCTCAAGGGCGGCCTGCGTGTCAGCCAGTTCAATATCGAAAAGGTGCTGGACGTTTTTCTGCCTGAGAGCCTGCCCGCCAATGTGGAAGAGCTGAAAATTCCCATGAGCATCACGGCGGCGGATTTTCACGCCGCTCAGGAGATTCATATCCGCGATGGCGATCTGCATTCAGCGATAGCGGCATCTTGTGCAATACCGCCGGTTTTCGCACCCGTGCGCCGGGAAGGTCGAATTCTGGTCGATGGCGGCTTGTTCAATCCCGTGCCTTTTGATTTGTTATTCGACAAGGCCGATATCGTTATCGGTATCGACGTTGTCGGCACGCCTGTTGGCCCGGACGATTATATGCCCACTACGTTCGAAGCAGTGATCGGCGCCAACCAATTGACTATGTGCTCCATCATCGAGAACAAGTTTCGCATCCGTCCGCCGCACATTTTTATCCGTCCCAATGTCGAACGGATCGGGCTTCTGGATTTCCTGAAGTTCGAACAGATCCTGTCGCAAAGTGCCAGTGTTCGCGACGAACTGAAGCGCGCCATAGAACTGACGATCGAGGGGAAAGCGGCGCCGATAGGCTCAACTCTGGCGAATTGA
- a CDS encoding monovalent cation:proton antiporter-2 (CPA2) family protein, with protein MVATGGNLYLQCLMILGGAIIAAPLFKRLGLGTVLGYLAAGITIGPVASLVADGEEFLHFSELGVVFLLFIIGLELKPSRLWALRHSIFGLGSAQVLLCGAALTALGIYFAGLSTEAGIIIGFGLALSSTAFAMQVLEDRAETNQKHGQRAFAILLFQDLAIVPILAIIPALSPNEPSQASAGFHLATAIAAIAALVIAGRYLINPMFRIIANTGAREVMIAAALFVVLGSASLLQAAGLSMAMGAFIAGVLLAESSYRHELEADIEPFRGIFLGLFFVAVGLSLNLSVILQYWKIILLAVPVFMAAKIGIIYLLCRAFRSSHNDAVRIAFLLPQGGEFAFVLFSAATAGGIISSALGSELVAAVTVSMALTPLSVALGSKLLIKDKTVDVIEENFDGAGSDVLMIGFSRYGQIAAQILLAGGIDVTVIDSSPNRVRAAGKFGFRIYFGDGTRKDVLEASGIRKAKIVAVCTHKRETTNHIVNLIQSEYPDVRLFVRSYDREHTLQLRAQGVEYELRETFESGLLFGQRTLEGLGMAEAQAYGIREDVRQRDEDRLHVQASEGIMAGRHLLFNKPVTPEPLVKPTREGQRIDKAVEDATASSAQAVPAE; from the coding sequence ATGGTTGCGACTGGCGGAAACCTCTACCTACAGTGCCTGATGATTCTGGGCGGCGCGATTATCGCGGCACCGCTGTTCAAGCGATTAGGGCTTGGCACGGTCCTCGGCTATCTTGCGGCAGGCATTACGATAGGCCCCGTGGCAAGCCTTGTCGCCGATGGAGAGGAATTTCTGCATTTCTCCGAACTCGGCGTCGTGTTCCTGCTCTTTATCATCGGTCTCGAGCTGAAGCCGTCAAGGCTTTGGGCTCTCCGCCATTCGATTTTCGGCCTTGGAAGCGCGCAGGTACTGCTTTGCGGAGCCGCACTTACTGCCCTTGGCATCTACTTTGCCGGTCTCAGCACAGAAGCAGGAATCATCATCGGTTTCGGCCTCGCGCTCTCTTCCACGGCATTTGCCATGCAGGTGCTGGAGGACCGGGCTGAAACCAACCAGAAACACGGGCAGCGCGCCTTTGCGATTCTGCTGTTTCAGGACCTGGCGATCGTACCAATTCTTGCAATCATTCCAGCGTTATCCCCGAACGAGCCTTCCCAGGCCAGTGCTGGTTTTCATCTCGCCACTGCCATCGCAGCCATTGCAGCGCTGGTGATTGCGGGACGCTATCTCATCAATCCCATGTTCCGCATCATCGCCAATACCGGCGCTCGTGAAGTCATGATCGCCGCCGCGCTCTTTGTGGTGCTTGGGTCGGCCAGTCTGCTTCAGGCTGCTGGCCTTTCGATGGCCATGGGCGCATTCATTGCAGGGGTCTTGCTGGCGGAATCATCCTACCGGCACGAACTTGAAGCCGACATCGAACCATTTCGCGGAATTTTCCTTGGCTTGTTCTTTGTCGCAGTCGGCCTGTCCCTGAACCTTTCGGTAATCCTTCAATACTGGAAAATAATCCTTCTTGCTGTTCCCGTCTTCATGGCAGCCAAGATTGGGATCATTTACCTTCTATGCCGCGCCTTCCGGTCCAGCCATAATGATGCCGTGCGGATCGCTTTTCTTCTTCCGCAAGGCGGCGAGTTTGCGTTCGTACTTTTCTCTGCGGCCACTGCGGGAGGCATAATCTCCAGCGCTCTCGGTTCAGAGCTTGTGGCCGCGGTTACCGTTTCCATGGCACTCACCCCGCTTTCTGTCGCACTCGGCTCGAAACTGCTCATCAAGGACAAGACGGTCGATGTCATCGAGGAGAATTTTGACGGCGCCGGTTCCGACGTGCTGATGATCGGTTTCTCGCGTTATGGCCAGATCGCCGCTCAAATCCTGCTTGCTGGCGGTATCGACGTAACGGTGATCGACAGTTCTCCCAATCGCGTCCGCGCAGCCGGAAAATTCGGTTTCCGTATCTATTTCGGCGATGGCACCCGCAAAGACGTGCTGGAAGCATCAGGAATCCGAAAGGCGAAGATCGTCGCCGTCTGTACCCACAAACGGGAAACGACCAACCACATCGTCAATCTCATCCAGTCGGAATATCCAGACGTAAGGCTGTTCGTTCGTTCATATGATCGCGAACATACATTGCAATTAAGGGCCCAGGGCGTGGAATACGAACTGCGCGAAACGTTCGAGTCGGGTCTGCTTTTCGGTCAGCGCACGCTCGAAGGGCTCGGCATGGCCGAAGCGCAAGCCTATGGAATTCGCGAAGACGTGCGTCAGCGGGACGAGGACCGGCTCCACGTACAGGCTTCGGAAGGCATCATGGCTGGTCGACATTTGTTGTTCAATAAGCCTGTAACGCCTGAGCCGCTGGTCAAACCCACTCGCGAAGGCCAGCGTATCGACAAGGCGGTGGAAGATGCAACGGCCTCGTCAGCACAGGCCGTCCCGGCAGAATAG
- a CDS encoding M16 family metallopeptidase has translation MLKFQRVLAFRYARSMVGMFVASMTVLIVCALPARAIEIQEVVSPKGIRAWLVEDDSVPLISMRFSFKGGTSQDPSGKEGLANLMTGLFDEGAGDLKSDAFQERMDNLGAEMSFSATQDSVSGGIRMLAENRDAVTSLLALAVNKPRFDQDAVDRIRQQVVASIEASQRDPSTIASRKFSEVLYGNHPYARPNDGTVKSLQLITGDDLVNFHRRNFARDHLTIGVVGAINAQDLGALLDKVFGELPAMAELVPVPDAKLALGTTTSLNFDMPQTSISFVYPAIPRKDPEFFAAYLMNHILGGGFTSRLYAEVREKRGLAYSVSSSMVLRDHVSALMISTATRPDKAQESLKIIREQVAAMAADGPTEEELAAAKSFLKGSYAVNNLDSSAAIAETLVSLQEAGLPRDYIDRRSELIEAVTLDQVKAIARKLLEAEPAILIFGPAQS, from the coding sequence ATGCTGAAATTCCAACGTGTTCTCGCATTTCGCTATGCCCGCTCTATGGTTGGCATGTTCGTGGCATCAATGACAGTCTTGATCGTGTGCGCATTGCCCGCGCGCGCGATTGAAATTCAGGAGGTCGTCTCGCCAAAGGGCATTAGAGCCTGGCTGGTAGAGGATGACTCGGTTCCGCTCATTTCAATGCGGTTTTCGTTCAAGGGCGGCACGTCGCAGGACCCTTCCGGCAAGGAAGGTTTAGCCAATCTGATGACGGGGCTTTTCGATGAAGGCGCAGGCGATCTGAAATCGGATGCCTTTCAGGAACGGATGGATAATCTTGGCGCGGAAATGAGCTTTTCCGCAACGCAGGATTCGGTTTCTGGCGGCATTCGGATGCTTGCCGAAAATCGCGATGCGGTAACCAGCCTACTCGCTCTCGCCGTCAACAAGCCTCGTTTCGATCAGGACGCCGTTGATCGCATTCGTCAGCAGGTCGTTGCCAGTATCGAAGCTTCGCAACGCGATCCTTCAACGATAGCATCGCGCAAGTTTTCCGAAGTTCTCTACGGCAATCATCCTTATGCGCGGCCCAATGACGGCACGGTGAAGTCGTTGCAGTTGATCACGGGTGACGATCTGGTGAACTTTCATCGCAGGAATTTTGCGCGTGACCACCTGACGATAGGCGTCGTGGGAGCCATCAATGCGCAGGATCTGGGTGCGTTGCTGGACAAGGTGTTCGGCGAACTGCCAGCGATGGCTGAACTGGTTCCCGTTCCTGATGCCAAACTGGCGCTCGGTACAACGACCAGCCTCAATTTCGATATGCCACAGACCTCGATCAGCTTTGTATATCCTGCGATTCCGCGCAAGGATCCGGAGTTTTTCGCGGCCTACCTCATGAATCACATTCTGGGTGGTGGCTTCACTTCGCGTCTCTATGCCGAGGTGCGTGAAAAGCGTGGTCTTGCCTATTCTGTCTCCTCGTCCATGGTTCTGCGCGACCATGTTTCGGCATTGATGATTTCGACGGCAACCCGTCCCGACAAGGCGCAGGAATCTCTGAAAATCATTCGCGAGCAAGTTGCCGCGATGGCCGCCGATGGACCGACCGAAGAAGAACTTGCTGCTGCGAAGAGCTTCCTCAAGGGGTCCTATGCCGTTAATAATCTGGACTCGTCCGCGGCAATTGCTGAAACTCTGGTAAGCTTGCAGGAAGCAGGGCTCCCGCGTGATTATATCGACCGGCGCTCAGAGTTGATTGAGGCAGTGACGCTGGATCAGGTCAAAGCCATCGCCAGGAAACTTCTTGAAGCAGAACCAGCTATTCTGATCTTCGGTCCGGCCCAAAGCTAA
- a CDS encoding cytochrome b, whose protein sequence is MNNTNTIWDRPSGYGLISRALHWLMALLFIWQFASALLRVAAKDTAIYSIFWSAHYQLGFALLVLVLLRGAWGLLNLSRRPHKSGHVGKLAALGHIVIYGLMFVVPALALLRTYGSGRGFSFLGIQIFEQTGVQNAALTAPGSALHGLLGWVLLAVIVGHVVMAFIHHFALRDDTLRYMTGRKALN, encoded by the coding sequence ATGAACAATACAAACACTATATGGGATAGGCCCTCGGGATATGGCCTTATCAGTCGAGCCCTGCATTGGTTGATGGCTCTCCTGTTTATTTGGCAGTTTGCGTCTGCATTGCTGCGGGTCGCGGCTAAAGACACAGCAATCTATAGCATCTTCTGGTCGGCGCACTATCAGCTTGGCTTTGCCCTTCTCGTGCTGGTGTTATTGCGCGGGGCGTGGGGGCTGCTGAACCTGAGCCGCCGCCCGCACAAGTCAGGCCATGTGGGCAAATTGGCAGCGCTTGGGCATATCGTTATTTACGGGCTTATGTTTGTAGTCCCCGCACTGGCCTTGCTGCGTACATATGGCAGCGGGCGCGGGTTTTCCTTCCTCGGTATCCAGATTTTCGAACAAACGGGCGTGCAGAACGCCGCGTTGACTGCACCGGGGAGCGCATTGCACGGTTTGCTGGGTTGGGTTTTGCTCGCCGTAATCGTCGGGCATGTTGTGATGGCCTTTATCCATCATTTTGCACTGCGTGACGATACGTTGCGCTATATGACCGGAAGAAAGGCTCTGAACTGA
- a CDS encoding M16 family metallopeptidase: protein MKNPSLRRLLLSTALGFVLALPLAGGAVRAESQPAAATAEAQPAPAAPAAAEQTALPEISQSDGVSHFTLPNGLEVIVIPDHRAPVVTQMIWYHVGSADEAPGVSGIAHFLEHLMFKGTKNHPAGEFSAKVASIGGQENAFTSYDYTAYFQRVSPEALEMVMQFESDRMENLVLNEEAVKTERDVILEERRMRVDSNPASMLMENTDAVLFYNHPYRKPVIGWQQEMEKLSLKNAIDFYQQYYTPNNATLVIAGDVSPERVRELTLKTWANVPKRAEVLPRERPQEPKKHAARIVTLHDERVSTPSFRVSWLVPSYANEKRFPNAKPGDAPALDLLSEILGGSLRSRLYQELIVRQGIAANTGASYGGDALDDGTFSVYGAPRNGATLGDVEKAVEAEVARIIKEGVSQTELDQARNRFLKAVIFARDSQTGMARIYGSSLSVGQTVDDIQKWPEVIKRVTVDQVKDVATRYLVEDQSVTSYLLPPNAEPQSARENPDASPEGVGANGSGGAIQ, encoded by the coding sequence GTGAAGAACCCCTCACTCCGGCGCTTGCTATTGTCCACCGCGTTGGGTTTCGTACTGGCTTTGCCTTTGGCAGGCGGTGCCGTGCGGGCAGAAAGCCAACCCGCTGCCGCCACTGCTGAAGCACAGCCCGCGCCGGCAGCACCGGCAGCCGCTGAGCAGACAGCACTTCCCGAAATTTCCCAGTCGGACGGGGTCAGCCATTTCACTTTGCCGAATGGCTTGGAAGTAATCGTCATTCCCGATCATCGCGCGCCCGTGGTTACACAGATGATCTGGTACCATGTCGGATCGGCGGACGAAGCGCCCGGTGTTTCAGGCATTGCGCATTTCCTCGAACATCTGATGTTCAAGGGAACGAAAAATCACCCCGCCGGTGAGTTTTCAGCAAAAGTTGCCTCCATTGGCGGGCAGGAAAACGCATTCACTTCTTACGATTATACGGCCTATTTCCAGCGCGTATCTCCTGAAGCTCTGGAAATGGTGATGCAGTTCGAGTCGGACCGGATGGAGAATCTGGTACTCAACGAAGAAGCCGTGAAAACGGAACGGGATGTTATTCTGGAAGAGCGTCGCATGCGGGTCGATTCCAATCCCGCTTCCATGCTGATGGAAAATACCGATGCTGTTCTTTTCTATAACCATCCTTATCGCAAGCCCGTCATCGGCTGGCAGCAGGAGATGGAAAAGCTGAGCCTGAAGAACGCTATCGACTTTTATCAGCAATATTACACACCGAACAACGCGACGCTCGTGATCGCCGGAGACGTTTCGCCGGAACGCGTGCGCGAACTGACCCTGAAAACCTGGGCAAACGTTCCGAAACGCGCTGAAGTCCTACCGCGCGAACGTCCACAGGAGCCCAAGAAACATGCCGCCCGAATAGTGACGCTGCATGATGAGCGCGTGAGCACGCCTTCATTTCGTGTATCCTGGCTGGTGCCGTCTTATGCGAATGAAAAGCGGTTTCCGAATGCAAAGCCGGGGGATGCGCCCGCGCTTGATCTCCTGAGCGAAATTCTCGGCGGTTCGTTGCGTTCACGCCTTTATCAGGAACTGATAGTGAGGCAGGGCATCGCCGCCAATACAGGTGCGAGCTATGGCGGTGACGCGCTCGATGACGGCACGTTCTCCGTTTATGGCGCACCACGCAATGGGGCCACGCTGGGTGACGTGGAAAAGGCCGTCGAAGCCGAAGTCGCACGGATCATCAAGGAAGGTGTGAGCCAGACCGAGCTTGATCAGGCTCGTAACCGTTTCCTCAAAGCGGTTATTTTTGCACGCGATAGCCAGACAGGCATGGCGCGAATTTATGGTTCGTCACTGTCCGTTGGACAAACGGTCGACGATATCCAGAAGTGGCCAGAAGTCATCAAGCGCGTTACCGTCGACCAGGTTAAAGATGTTGCGACACGTTACCTTGTCGAGGACCAATCGGTAACAAGCTACCTGCTTCCACCGAATGCAGAGCCGCAAAGTGCTCGGGAAAACCCGGATGCATCACCTGAAGGCGTCGGGGCCAATGGTTCGGGAGGAGCGATCCAGTGA
- the rsmD gene encoding 16S rRNA (guanine(966)-N(2))-methyltransferase RsmD — translation MRIVGGKLRGRALVTPSTNAIRPTTDRTRESLFNILAHNFPDKVEGARVLDLFAGTGALGLEALSRGARYATFVEESAEGRGLLRQNIEAFGLQGHTKILRRDACQLGIVGTMEPFNLVFADPPYGRRMGEKAFLSALQGGWLNPDALLVLEEDGEAALELDERFVILEERNYGGTIIRLIRLKVAA, via the coding sequence GTGCGGATCGTCGGCGGTAAGCTGCGCGGGCGTGCACTTGTAACGCCTTCAACCAACGCCATTCGCCCCACCACCGACCGTACGCGCGAGAGCCTCTTCAACATTCTTGCGCATAATTTCCCCGACAAGGTGGAGGGCGCACGCGTCCTCGACCTGTTTGCAGGGACTGGCGCGCTTGGCCTGGAGGCTTTGTCGCGTGGTGCGCGCTATGCGACCTTTGTGGAAGAATCTGCTGAGGGCCGTGGTTTGCTGCGCCAGAATATCGAGGCCTTCGGTCTGCAGGGACATACCAAGATATTGCGGCGCGACGCCTGCCAGTTGGGTATCGTTGGCACGATGGAGCCCTTCAATCTCGTTTTTGCCGATCCGCCTTATGGACGGCGCATGGGAGAAAAGGCGTTTTTGTCAGCACTTCAAGGCGGTTGGCTTAATCCTGACGCACTTTTGGTGCTTGAAGAAGATGGCGAGGCGGCACTTGAGCTTGATGAACGATTCGTCATCCTGGAAGAGCGCAACTACGGGGGCACGATCATTCGGCTGATCCGGCTGAAAGTCGCCGCTTGA